Genomic window (Alligator mississippiensis isolate rAllMis1 chromosome 4, rAllMis1, whole genome shotgun sequence):
GGTGCTGCGGGAGGGGCAatcttggctgctccccactgccccatgttgcgtggggggctctgcatgagcccacAAAtcctcccccactgtcccagcccccttccccccatggctgccctgcccgccccagctctggcccttcaaggaaaaaaaccccgaAAAAACCCccgaactcaccagctcctgcagtggccttggggcttcagggggcttgtggaagagcccccccaggTGGCATGGGGCTGCGTGGTgcaatggggatcacccccccccccccactgggcaggaactggtgagtctgAGGTTTTGGGGAGGTTTTTTATTTTAAGGGCCAGAGCTGCGACAGGTGGAGCAGCCGTGGGGGGGAGGGCCTGGGACGgcagtggaggggttggggggctaatggcagagccccccatacagcgtggggcagtggggggtagcggGGATTCCCcgccccgcctggcagcacctggtgagtcggagcttttttttttcaaaatgtcaggagctgggctgggtggggcagctattgctgaggctgggagagtggacaggggatgggcctgggtgattcggagatttggcagcagccaaagctctgaatcagattcagccggatcgattcgggacagtgatttgaatcaccgaattgaatcactgtcccctgaattggccgaatctgaatctgaagcaaatactagtaGTTTTGCACAGGTCTACTAATAAGAGTCAAACAAATATGCCATAAATCCTAATATTTTTATTCTCTTGAATTTCCAGACTTGTCTGTCTGTACCAGTATCCACTTTAGTGCCAGTTTACTCACTCATTTCTTACACATCTTTAGCCTCTTCCTTATTCTTTATCTTTTCTCATCCTCAGTTTGAGATATTCTCTTTTTCCTAATTATTCTGGAGCTCTTTCTCTTCCTATCTGTAGGTCATTCATCTTAAAACATTCTATCCATATTGGCTCATGATTAGTacgcctctctctctctctctctctttttctctctcatgaTGCATTTTATAACACTGTATACATGGACACTGCTATGATATGAAAGAGCACACTTCATCATACCTTGCATGATCTCCTCCTGGCTATAGGCTCGGTTTTCCATTCCAGAACTCTGCTTTATGTGTTTAGGTTGACAGAAATTATTTTCCAGAGGGTAGTCCTCAGGCCTGCTTGGGCTGGTGAGGAAACAGAGTTCAGGTACTATGTACATGATTAGGAAGACCCAGCCATTAGACACCAGAGCGATGCTGAGGGTGGGGTCATCCCACATGTCTTGCATGGTTAAGACTCCCATGAGCATGGTGATCCATACCACCCAGATGGCTATGGAGAACAGGGCAGTGAAAAAGATGTGTGCTCCAGACCTCTTCCAGCCTTTGTGAGGACCACAGAAGGTGAACATTGAGAACAGGAAGGTGAGAGCCAGCAAGAAGAGGACATAGATCAGAAGCATGACAAAGTCACTATTGTGTTGGTCCCGAGACATCTGAGTAAAGTTTAAATGGTTCGTCTTAATGACTATATATTCTATAGCTATGATAACCTGAACCAGAGTAAAGCCAGTGGCAAGAATCAGCAGCACCCAACATGAAATAGGAGTCTTCCCCCTCACCAGCTTGATGAGATTTGAGGAATGAGTCAGGAGACAGGAGAAGCAGAGGGCAAAGAGAACCCCAAAGAGGAAAAAGCGTGTTGGGCCAGTCCTCTCATTGAAATTAATGATGAAGGCAAAGGTAAGGCCAAAGATACCTAAGGTACCTAAGAGGAAAAGGAAATAGACAGGAATCATGTTTCGCTTGCTGTTGTCTTGGACTTTGCAGATGAGGAAAAGGAGTGAGAACATGAGTATGACTGTGGTAAcaacaccagcagcagccagtgactcCAGGACGATGCCCCAGGCTCGGTTAGTGTCACAGAGGAGATAATAGTCGGAGCCAATGTTGCCACAGCCTGGAGGAGGTGTTGTGCCAGCCATATTGACTGATGGAACAGGCCAAAGCAGAAGTGTCTTCTTCGAAATATCTGTAAAAGAAAGTAAGACAAATGATTAACAGCCATCTTGGTAGGTGTTGTAGGCAGAATGGTTCACTGTACCTCTTCTTCTTATAATGAGGCTCTCTCTAAGAACACAGGATCTACTGACCAAtctcaatctcatttccttctatgaccaggtggcatatcacctggacaagggggaagagattgatgtcatatatctggactttaaaaaagcctttgatctggtgtcccatgattgcctcATGGAAAagttggccaactgcagcctcagctacatcataGTCCaatggctgaggaattggctctgagattggacccagagagtggtattTGACGTAAGTGAATCATCAAggcgctctgtgaccagtggtgtcccccaaggcctGTACTCTTGAACCTGTACTCTtgaacatctttattaacgatgtggacgctggtgtcagaagtgcactggccaatgacaccaaactttggggtagagcatccacacccaaagataggctggtgatccaggctgaccttgataggcttagaaagtggggaGATAagaacctgatgacattcaatacagaaaaatgcaaggtactccacctcagggaaatAAGTCTGCGTCACACTTATagtcttggcagtgctacgctcactagcaccatgaccaaaagggacttgggggtcacgattgaccacaagatgaacatgagccaccaatgcgatgttccagctggtaaagtgaacaaaactctggcttgcatccataggtgcttctcaagcaaatctcaggatgtcatccttgcactgtactaggccttggtgaagccatagctggagtactgcatccaattctgggctccacaattcaagaaggatgtgaagaagcttgagagagtccagaggagagccatgtgcatgatcagagggcaagagaacaggactTATGAAgataggctgagagccatgggactcttcagcctggaaaagtgcaggcccaggggtgacctggtggttacctataagtacataagaggtgtgcatcaggatctgggggaatgtctgttcaccagagcaccccaagggatgacaaggtccaacagttaCAAAGTCCTCcgagaccgttttaggctggacataaggaacaacttctttactgtccaagccaccaaggcctgtaatagattccctccagaagtggtgcaagcacctactctggactttttTATAATGTTTggaagcttatcttgctgggatcctttgaccctagctgacttcctgcccctggggcagggggctggattcgatgatcttctgaggtccctttcatctctaatgtctatgaaatctaatgtaGCAAAATAGACCAATGGCCCATCTAGAACAGCTCTACATCTCAGGCAGTGAGAAATGCCAAACACCACAGAGGAAGGTAAATTACCCTCATATTGTCCCTAATTGTGCaatcctgggcatgtctacatgtgtgcctcaCTACGTAGCTGGTATTATGGAGTCCTAGTGGTGCACAGGTCACCAAAGTGacaagctacagtgatgtagctcatcgctacaaCAACGTAGAATCAgcgggcactaaccatgatgccactGCCGTAGCAACAAGTTATTGCATAGTAGCAATGAGCGTGTCAAGAAGTATTATGCACAAGGATGTGCTTAATCTAAGATTCAATGACCCCATGTTTAGATTTTCTAAAACAATTTGGTAAGAACTCAGTCCTGCTCCATTGAATTCAATGGAACTGTTCTCAGAACTGGTCCTAACAGGAGCTAGTGGttctaaaaaatattattttatagtatgcttgttgctactgcacagtagcaatggcatAAGGGTTAGTGCCCGCCGATtctatgttgctgtagctcatCTCTACAGAGACATAGCAtgtcgtgtagatgcacccactgtatcaCAGTGCGTAGGAAGTTTCCTTCTAAACTCTAGCAGATACCCTGAAACATAGAGATTGATCATCATTGTGATTTTTATTGTAGATGGCATGCCTGCAAGTGGCAAGGATTATTTGGTGAAATATTTTATTGGACTAGCTGTATAATTGGGAAATATGCCTTTCATGCATTTCCTATAATCACAGCTACAACCTCCCACCAAATCTGCAGATGTGCTTAATCCTTTTTTGACATTTACTGGAGGTACAGACACACAATAAGTGCATATAGAGTAAGCGGACTTTGTTCTGCACAATAAtactaaaaaataatattttttagaaCCACTAGCTCCTGTTGGGACCAGTTCTGAGAACAgctccattgaattcagtggagtGGGACTGAGTTCTTACCAAATTCTTTTAGAAAATCTAAAGGTGGGGTCACTGAGTCTCAGACTAAGCACATCCTTGTGCATATTTCATCTTGACAAGCTCTGTACATGGAGGTTCTCTAAGACCATAGATGCaacaaaatgtaaatgtaaatacACAGAGGATCTGGAAGGCAACCAGATGCTAGTGGAGAGAACAGAGTGAAGCCATTGGTACCAGGAAGAATAGCACTGTATTGATTTCTCTTCAACCCACATCACTAAAACCATATAGCAGAAATGAATTACCATGGGCattataaattattttgattATAGATTTAGCCCCTTTGGTGGT
Coding sequences:
- the LOC102564137 gene encoding retinoic acid-induced protein 3, whose translation is MAGTTPPPGCGNIGSDYYLLCDTNRAWGIVLESLAAAGVVTTVILMFSLLFLICKVQDNSKRNMIPVYFLFLLGTLGIFGLTFAFIINFNERTGPTRFFLFGVLFALCFSCLLTHSSNLIKLVRGKTPISCWVLLILATGFTLVQVIIAIEYIVIKTNHLNFTQMSRDQHNSDFVMLLIYVLFLLALTFLFSMFTFCGPHKGWKRSGAHIFFTALFSIAIWVVWITMLMGVLTMQDMWDDPTLSIALVSNGWVFLIMYIVPELCFLTSPSRPEDYPLENNFCQPKHIKQSSGMENRAYSQEEIMQEGNGDLAYSSYSPHFQLKTLDPQKDFSIPRPKARASPYQEYAGGKDTK